The Prionailurus viverrinus isolate Anna chromosome B4, UM_Priviv_1.0, whole genome shotgun sequence genome has a window encoding:
- the ITGB1 gene encoding integrin beta-1 has translation MNLQLIFWIGLISSICCVFGQADENRCLKANAKSCGECIQAGPNCGWCINSTFLQEGMPTSARCDDLEALKKKGCHPDDIENPRGSKDVKKNKNVTNRSKGTAEKLQPEDITQIQPQQLVLQLRSGEPQTFTLKFKRAEDYPIDLYYLMDLSYSMKDDLENVKSLGTDLMNEMRRITSDFRIGFGSFVEKTVMPYISTTPAKLRNPCTSEQNCTSPFSYKNVLSLTDKGEVFNELVGKQRISGNLDSPEGGFDAIMQVAVCGSLIGWRNVTRLLVFSTDAGFHFAGDGKLGGIVLPNDGQCHLENDVYTMSHYYDYPSIAHLVQKLSENNIQTIFAVTEEFQPVYKELKNLIPKSAVGTLSANSSNVIQLIIDAYNSLSSEVILENSKLPEGVTINYKSYCKNGVNGTGENGRKCSNISIGDEVQFEISITSNKCPNKNSEIIKIKPLGFTEEVEIILQFICECECQNEGIPSSPKCHEGNGTFECGACRCNEGRVGRHCECSTDEVNSEDMDAYCRKENSSEICSNNGECVCGQCVCRKRDNTNEIYSGKFCECDNFNCDRSNGLICGGNGVCKCRVCECNPNYTGSACDCSLDTTSCMATNGQICNGRGICECGACKCTDPKFQGPTCEMCQTCLGVCAEHKECVQCRAFNKGEKKDTCAQECSHFNITKVENRDKLPQPGQVDPLSHCKEKDVDDCWFYFTYSVNGNNEAIVHVVETPECPTGPDIIPIVAGVVAGIVLIGLALLLIWKLLMIIHDRREFAKFEKEKMNAKWDTGENPIYKSAVTTVVNPKYEGK, from the exons AtgaaaatagatgtttaaaaGCAAATGCCAAATCCTGTGGAGAATGTATACAAGCAGGGCCAAATTGTGGATGGTGTATAAATTCA ACATTTTTACAAGAAGGAATGCCTACATCTGCGCGATGCGATGATTTAGAagctttgaaaaagaaaggtTGCCATCCAGATGACATAGAAAATCCCAGAGGCTccaaagatgtaaagaaaaataaaaatgtaacgaACCGTAGCAAAGGAACGGCAGAGAAGCTCCAGCCGGAAGATATTACTCAAATCCAGCCTCAGCAGTTGGTTTTGCAGTTGCGATCAG GGGAGCCGCAGACGTTTACATTAAAATTCAAGAGAGCTGAAGACTATCCTATCGACCTCTACTACCTTATGGACCTCTCCTACTCTATGAAAGATGATTTGGAGAATGTCAAAAGTCTTGGAACGGATCTGATGAATGAAATGAGAAGGATTACTTCAGATTTCCGGATTG GATTTGGCTCATTTGTGGAGAAGACCGTGATGCCTTACATTAGTACAACACCAGCCAAGCTCAGGAACCCTTGCACAAGTGAACAAAACTGCACCAGCCCATTTAGCTACAAAAATGTGCTCAGTCTTACTGATAAAGGGGAAGTATTTAATGAACTTGTTGGTAAACAGCGCATATCTGGAAATTTGGATTCTCCAGAAGGTGGCTTTGATGCAATCATGCAAGTTGCAGTTTGCGGA tcaTTGATTGGCTGGAGGAATGTTACACGGCTGCTGGTGTTTTCCACGGATGCTGGGTTTCACTTTGCTGGAGATGGGAAACTTGGTGGCATTGTTTTACCAAATGATGGACAGTGTCACCTGGAAAATGATGTGTACACAATGAGCCATTATTAT gATTATCCTTCTATTGCTCACCTTGTCCAGAAACTAAGTGAAAATAACATTCAGACAATTTTTGCAGTTACTGAAGAATTTCAGCCCGTTTACAAG GAACTGAAAAATTTGATCCCTAAGTCAGCAGTAGGAACTTTATCTGCAAATTCCAGCAATGTAATTCAGTTGATTATTGATGCATACAAT TCCCTTTCCTCAgaagtcattttggaaaacagcaaaTTGCCAGAAGGAGTAACAATAAATTACAAATCTTACTGCAAGAATGGGGTGAATGGAACaggggaaaatggaagaaaatgttccAATATTTCCATTGGAGATGAG gtTCAATTTGAAATTAGCATAACTTCAAATAAATGTCCAAATAAGAATtctgaaatcattaaaattaagcCTCTGGGCTTTACTGAAGAAGTAGAAATTATTCTTCAGTTCATCTGTGAATGTGAGTGCCAAAATGAAGGCATCCCTAGCAGTCCAAAGTGTCATGAAGGAAATGGAACGTTCGAGTGTGGAGCTTGCAG GTGCAACGAGGGACGTGTTGGTAGACATTGTGAATGTAGCACAGATGAAGTTAACAGTGAAGATATGGATGCTTACTGCAGGAAAGAAAACAGTTCAGAAATCTGTAGTAACAATGGAGAGTGTGTCTGTGGACAGTGTGTTTGTAGGAAGAGGGATAATACAAATGAAATTTATTCCGGCAAATTCTGCGAATGTGATAATTTCAACTGTGATAGATCCAATGGCTTAATTTGTGGAG GAAATGGCGTTTGCAAGTGTCGTGTATGTGAATGCAATCCCAACTACACCGGCAGCGCCTGTGACTGTTCTTTGGATACCACTTCATGCATGGCCACAAATGGACAGATCTGCAATGGCAGGGGCATCTGTGAGTGTGGCGCCTGTAAGTGTACAGATCCGAAGTTTCAAGGGCCAACTTGTGAGATGTGTCAGACCTGCCTTGGTGTCTGTGCTGAGCATAA AGAAtgtgttcagtgcagagccttcaataaaggagaaaagaaagacacatgCGCACAGGAATGTTCACATTTCAACATTACCAAGGTTGAAAATCGAGACAAATTACCACAGCCAGGCCAGGTCGATCCCCTGTCCCATTGTAAGGAGAAAGATGTTGATGATTGCTGGTTTTATTTCACGTATTCAGTGAATGGGAACAATGAGGCCATTGTTCATGTTGTAGAGACTCCAG AGTGCCCCACTGGTCCAGACATCATTCCAATTGTAGCTGGTGTGGTTGCTGGAATTGTTCTTATTGGCCTTGCATTACTGCTTATTTGGAAGCTTTTAATGATAATTCATGACAGAAGGGAATTTGccaaatttgaaaaggaaaagatgaatgcCAAATGGGACACG